ACATCCGCGTCGAGGCGCCGAAGCCCCCCTTCCCGTTATACATAGGAGCATTTCGCGGCCATCCGTATCTCTGTCGAGGGGGGATAGACGCAGCAACGATTCAGCACACACCTGACAATGCTTGCATGTGCACCGCAAACCTCGAAGTCTCTACGGAGCGAGCTTGTCGGACTCCATCGAGCCGATGACCACACTTCTAACAACGGGAGAAGCCGCGCGACTGCTTCGGGTGCATCCGAACACTTTGCGGCGATTGGCCGACGAAGGCCGAATCCAACACATCCGAGTAGGCCGTCTGTACCGGTTTGACCGCGACGCCCTGAGCCGCCAAAATTCGGTTGGGCCCGCGCCGCGGAAGGAGGCAACATCATGTCCATCCGCAAGCGAGGAAGACTGTGG
This genomic interval from Betaproteobacteria bacterium contains the following:
- a CDS encoding helix-turn-helix domain-containing protein yields the protein MSDSIEPMTTLLTTGEAARLLRVHPNTLRRLADEGRIQHIRVGRLYRFDRDALSRQNSVGPAPRKEATSCPSASEEDCGGLTSPRQAADELDNLLTHLTRKPRKNSTID